One Aethina tumida isolate Nest 87 chromosome 5, icAetTumi1.1, whole genome shotgun sequence genomic window carries:
- the LOC109593894 gene encoding uncharacterized protein LOC109593894, whose protein sequence is MNDCSHLIKISNFKNEESVSYPIIKLIGTIDQEGSPTCLVVDEYVRLTNNNTSSKRAKIINNKFKFILELQHGQNELSLTYCSKSVRFILNYQDNKSVYSVQPLYIVCQGHDGKFQAPKQENNTIESACKRILLASKLLQCVTAEKLYENNLGRKTFKLQPQCDVFQSGLNYLEARKMTGEQLWEHFGREIMNSSIGDTKKKYLAFLSCSWYNGDQYNSSLKTHDDLVRITDGYVALGGGGLALFGTACLHTWPERFEDVVDKFEDATPVDRIQFLDDSCYRGTYGACFSTTLGSVLHELYHTFNLGHTKEGIMGRGFDDIYKVFTVIEGNSSKDISKAYQNKIEFKEEFESEKLSERLKKETKKKDFSIIMKYDETDDTHLNKSCAVLLFYHRWFNTNQDESGKYKLTYDPLSKFIKSTAGIRVIEIRDQKNETVLMDWTYEGKIFKTFFTLQECPIDVCDSNFLLVVEDSHGNVLKENI, encoded by the exons ATG AATGATTGTAGCCACCTCATAAAAATCAGCAATTTCAAAAACGAAGAATCCGTCTCCTAcccaataataaaacttatcgGAACGATAGACCAAGAAGGCTCTCCGACTTGTCTAGTCGTAGACGAATACGTCCGTCTCACTAACAACAATACCTCATCGAAACGTGCTAAAATCATCaacaacaaattcaaatttattctcGAACTTCAACACGGCCAAAACGAATTAAGCTTGACCTACTGTTCAAAATCCGTCaggtttattttgaattatcaaGACAATAAGTCCGTCTATAGTGTCCAACCTTTGTACATAGTTTGCCAAGGACACGACGGAAAATTTCAAGCGCCCAAACAGGAGAACAACACCATCGAAAGCGCATGCAAAAGAATATTGTTGGCATCGAAACTCCTGCAGTGCGTCACTGCAGAGAAACTCTACGAGAACAACTTGGGAAGGAAAACTTTCAAGCTCCAGCCACAATGCGACGTCTTCCAAAGCGGTTTGAACTATCTGGAGGCTAGGAAAATGACTGGCGAACAACTGTGGGAGCATTTCGGCAGGGAGATCATGAACTCCTCAATCGGCGACACCAAGAAGAAGTATCTCGCCTTCTTGTCATGCAGTTGGTATAATGGAGACCAGTACAATTCGTCGTTGAAAACCCACGACGACCTGGTGCGAATAACTGATGGATATGTCGCACTAGGTGGTGGAGGTTTGGCCCTTTTCGGCACCGCCTGTTTGCACACTTGGCCAGAACGTTTTGAGGATGTTGTCGATAAGTTTGAGGATGCAACTCCCGTTGATAGGATTCAATTTTTAGATGACAGTTGTTATag AGGAACATACGGAGCGTGTTTCTCAACAACTTTGGGTTCGGTTTTGCACGAACTGTACCACACATTCAACCTGGGCCACACGAAAGAAGGAATTATGGGCCGAGGATTCGACGACATCTACAAAGTGTTCACGGTAATCGAAGGCAATTCGTCTAAGGACATTTCCAAAGCTTACCAGAACAAAATCGAATTCAAGGAGGAATTCGAATCAGAAAAATTATCGGAGAGGCTCAAGAAAGAGACGAAAAAGAAGGACTTCagtattattatgaaatacgATGAGACTGATGATACACATCTCAACAAAAGCTGTGCtgtattactattttatcatag gtgGTTCAACACGAATCAGGACGAATCGGGCAAATACAAATTGACCTACGACCCATTGTCGAAATTTATCAAGTCAACAGCAGGAATCAGAGTGATCGAAATTAGGGACCAGAAAAACGAAACCGTCTTAATGGATTGGACTTACGAGGGGAAGATATTTAAGACGTTCTTCACGTTGCAAGAGTGTCCGATAGACGTGTGcgattcaaattttcttttagtcGTTGAAGACTCGCACGGGAAcgttttgaaagaaaatatctaa
- the LOC109593895 gene encoding transmembrane protein 17-like, with the protein MDWKGTVTAVSENVFPGISKKIDEELYGYEVMSNLPLQMSLYFNVIFAPLWCILIILFLNENFQLYTELYKFIIITIIVTIFAIEVLRLYLGYEGNLKDKVPELAGFWMLSVLLQFPLQMFLLLNPFFGLNVVEVVAQGLMCLLLCLQLIFGYLALKYTALQQAAYFRIMKCKNLDTFKYKVS; encoded by the exons ATGGATTGGAAAGGCACAGTTACTGCCGTTTCCGAAAATGTTTTCCCCGGTATTTCTAAGAAAATCGACGAAGAATTATATG GGTACGAAGTAATGTCGAATTTGCCTTTGCAAATGTCCCTTTACTTCAACGTGATATTTGCACCTTTGTGGTGTATTCTGATAATACTTTTTCTTAACGAAAAT TTTCAATTATACAcggaattatataaattcataataataacaatcatCGTAACAATTTTCGCAATAGAAGTACTAAGACTGTATTTGGGATACGAAGGGAACCTAAAGGATAAA gtTCCTGAACTGGCAGGTTTTTGGATGTTGTCGGTTTTATTGCAGTTTCCACTGCAAATGTTTCTACTACTTAATCCGTTTTTCGGATTGAACGTTGTAGAAGTGGTGGCGCAAGGTTTGATGTGTTTGCTGCTGTGCTTGCAGCTGATTTTTGGCTATCTGGCTCTGAAATATACGGCATTGCAACAGGCTGCTTATTTCAGGATTATGAAGTGTAAAAATTTGGACACTTTTAAGTACAaagttagttaa